Proteins encoded by one window of Rhizophagus irregularis chromosome 31, complete sequence:
- a CDS encoding Aspartate aminotransferase mitochondrial — MLSSYLSRTLKSPVKYSVPLRAFITSWAHVPQGPPDAILGITDAYRKDDHPKKMNLGVGAYRDDNGKPYVLNSVRKAEQLILQDKLDKEYLAITGLASFTKEAVLLAYGKDSEPLKEGRISVTQSISGTGALRIGGVFLNRFYPHNKKIFVPIPTWGNHGAVFKDSGLEVGQYRYYDKSTNGLDFKGFVEDIQNAPENSIFLLHACAHNPTGVDPRPNQWDQISEIIKERKHFAFFDMAYQGFASGDADRDSYAIRKFVSDGHKICLSQSFAKNMGLYGERAGAFSIISGSPKEKEAVDSQLKILIRPMYSNPPLNGARIASYVLSNPELKKEWLGEVKLMADRIITMRDLLKKHLVEDFKSKHNWNHITDQIGMFCYTGLKPEQVERLTKEFHVYLTKDGRISIAGITSHNVEYLANAIHEVTR; from the exons atgttatcTTCTTATCTTTCACGTACTTTAAAGTCTCCAGTAAAATATTCTGTCCCACTTCGTGCATTTATTACTAGTTGGGCACATGTACCTCAAg gACCACCTGATGCCATCCTTGGTATTACGGATGCATATCGGAAGGATGACCatccaaaaaaaatgaatttgggAGTTGGTGCATATAGGGATGATAATGGTAAACCTTATGTACTAAATTCAGTTAGAAAG gcagaacaattaattttacaagatAAACTTGATAAAGAGTATCTTGCAATCACTGGTCTTGCATCCTTTACTAAAGAAGCTGTACTCTTGGCTTACGGTAAAGACTCGGAACCTTTAAAAGAAGGAAGA aTTTCTGTTACACAATCGATTTCTGGTACCGGTGCACTCCGAATCGGTGGTGTATTTTTAAATCGATTTTATcctcataataaaaaaatatttgtaccAATTCCCACATGGGGAAATCATGGTGCCGTATTTAAAGATTCTGGATTGGAAGTTGGACAATATAGATATTACGATAAATCAACTAATGGATTAGATTTTAAAGGATTTGTTGAGGATATCCAg AACGCACCAGAAAATTCTATTTTCTTATTACATGCTTGCGCACATAATCCTACCGGAGTTGATCCGAGACCAAATCAATGGGATCAGATTTccgaaattattaaa GAACGTAAACATTTCGCCTTCTTTGATATGGCTTATCAAGGATTTGCTTCTGGAGATGCAGATCGCGATTCTTATGCAATTCGAAAATTTGTTTCTGATGGACATAAAATTTGCTTATCGCAATCATTTGCCAAAAATATGGGACTTTATGGAGAACGTGCTGGAGCATTCTCAATCATTTCAGGAAGTCCAAAAGAGAAAGAAGCGGTAGATTCGCAATTAAAGATTTTGATCAGACCAATGTATTCTAATCCTCCATTAAACGGGGCAAGAATTGCGAGTTATGTATTAAGTAACCCTGAATTAAAAAAGGAAtg GTTGGGCGAAGTTAAACTTATGGCCGATAGAATTATTACGATGCGTGATTTACTCAAAAAACATTTAGTAGAAGATTTTAAATCCAAACATAATTGGAACCATATTACAGATCAAATTGGCATGTTTTGTTATACGGGTTTAAAACCTGAACAG gttGAGCGACTCACAAAAGAATTCCAtgtatatttaacaaaagacGGACGTATTTCGATTGCTGGCATTACCTCACACAATGTAGAATATTTAGCTAACGCAATTCATGAAGTAACAAGATAG